A window of Puntigrus tetrazona isolate hp1 chromosome 11, ASM1883169v1, whole genome shotgun sequence contains these coding sequences:
- the dgkab gene encoding diacylglycerol kinase, alpha b isoform X11, protein MTVSCLCHHAACLRCCPQIKKSIVTRVMYAFILLLGTIIACVMLSPGVEQQLKRIPGFCNGGAGSNIPGIEANVQCEIFLGYKAVYRVCCGMSLFFLTFSLLTINVKNSRDPRAAIHNGVWFFKIAVMIAVTVGAFYIPEGPFTRTWFIAGSCGAFCFILIQLVLLIDFAHSWNESWVDKMEKENRKRWYIALLSVTGANYLLSFTAAALCYNIYTRPEGCMLNKYFICFNMSLCVAASALSVLPKVQEYQPRSGLLQSSIMTLYTMYLTWSAMTNEPDRTCNPSLISIFQQITSSTVAPLEIENQTAIIIVDTEETVPSAPYLQWWDAQSIVGLAIFVLCILYSSIRSSNTSQVNKLTLAAKDTTVVDESCESPEIAEEVRRPIVEDNERDTVQYSYAFFHFMLFLASLYIMMTLTNWYSSPDADYNAVTSKWTAVWVKISSSWVCLSLYTWTMVAPMILTNRDFT, encoded by the exons ATGAcg GTTTCTTGCCTTTGCCACCACGCAGCGTGTCTTAGGTGCTGCCCACAGATCAAGAAGTCCATTGTAACCCGCGTCATGTATGCCTTCATCCTTTTGCTCGGGACCATCATTGCCTGCGTCATGCTGTCGCCTGGGGTTGAACAACAGCTCAAACGA ATCCCTGGTTTCTGTAATGGAGGAGCGGGATCCAATATACCAGGAATTGAGGCCAATGTTCAGTGTGAGATATTTCTGGGCTATAAGGCTGTGTACCGGGTTTGTTGTGGCATGAGTTTGTTCTTTCTCACGTTCTCCCTGCTAACGATCAATGTGAAGAACAGCCGAGATCCCAGAGCTGCAATCCACAACGG GGTCTGGTTTTTCAAGATTGCAGTCATGATTGCTGTCACGGTTGGTGCCTTCTATATTCCAGAGGGGCCTTTTACCCGCA cGTGGTTTATCGCGGGAAGCTGTGGGGCGTTTTGCTTCATTCTGATTCAGCTGGTCTTGCTCATTGACTTTGCCCACTCCTGGAACGAATCCTGGGTCgataaaatggaaaaagaaaacagaaagcgCTGGTATATAG CCTTGCTGTCGGTAACAGGAGCGAACTATCTTCTGTCCTTCACGGCTGCAGCTCTCTGCTATAACATCTACACTCGGCCAGAAGGATGCATGCTGAACAAGTACTTCATCTGCTTCAACATGTCTTTATGCGTCGCAGCTTCTGCTCTGTCTGTGCTGCCCAAAGTTCAG GAATACCAGCCCAGATCTGGTCTTCTTCAGTCATCCATTATGACTCTGTACACCATGTATCTCACCTGGTCAGCCATGACCAACGAGCCAG ACCGCACGTGCAACCCGAGTCTGATCAGTATCTTCCAGCAGATCACGTCCTCCACAGTCGCGCCGCTGGAGATCGAGAACCAGACGGCCATCATCATTGTGGATACGGAGGAAACTGTGCCTTCCGCCCCGTACTTGCAGTGGTGGGACGCTCAGAGCATCGTCGGATTGGCCATTTTCGTTCTCTGCATTTTGTATTCAAG TATACGCTCTTCCAACACCAGTCAAGTTAATAAACTAACCCTGGCAGCTAAAGACACCACAGTGGTGGATGAAAGCTGCGAAAGTCCTGAGATAGCAGAAGAGGTCAGAAGGCCGATAGTGGAGGACAACGAACGGGACACCGTCCAGTACAGCTACGCTTTCTTTCACTTCATGCTGTTCCTGGCGTCGCTCTACATCATGATGACTCTCACCAACTGGTACAG CAGTCCTGACGCAGACTACAATGCCGTGACGAGCAAGTGGACGGCGGTGTGGGTGAAAATCTCGTCCAGCTGGGTCTGTCTCTCCTTATACACCTGGACTATGGTGGCTCCTATGATCCTCACCAACAGAGACTTCACTTAG
- the dgkab gene encoding diacylglycerol kinase, alpha b isoform X7 has product MATESDLENEISPIDFIQLQEYIEYSRMKAKDAIKEFHAGGKLVHHRFGDHLDATGFSLFLKNYLEVEDFPADLCQRLYLYFQRSEQSGPEQSLHAKDGCVSLKAVSCYFSILEDGNPRDKLEYTFKLYDKDDNGLLDSKEVDKIVTQMMQAAEYLGWDVTELKPVLRDMLKAIDTDSSGTVTQQEWIQGGLNNIPLLVLLGLKVAEKDGQHVWRLKNFSRPTYCFVCQSVMLGLRKQGLICNFCKHTVHSSCANKHRTPCVRTFVTCKSELGRSVHDWISADCESSKCEVCHKKVKILTGRSCAWCHRMRHSECVPLGSSHCDCGPLQRHILPPWAICAMDPVDSSSGSSLGENHLLNVNSDGHFLQIFPVKDTHPLLVFVNPKSGGKQGKRSESPSTCSHWLFCILNGPKHSLHLRYNYVQNDIVFDCRVLRKFQYLLNPRQVYSLDNGGPNQGLQFFQNLHKYRVLVCGGDGTVGWILDAIDKADMVIRPPVAILPLGTGNDLARCLHWGGGYEGTDLTEIMKQIEESTPVLMDRWSLRVVPVNMADEGDPVPNDIINNYFSIGVVSCLCHHAACLRCCPQIKKSIVTRVMYAFILLLGTIIACVMLSPGVEQQLKRIPGFCNGGAGSNIPGIEANVQCEIFLGYKAVYRVCCGMSLFFLTFSLLTINVKNSRDPRAAIHNGVWFFKIAVMIAVTVGAFYIPEGPFTRTWFIAGSCGAFCFILIQLVLLIDFAHSWNESWVDKMEKENRKRWYIALLSVTGANYLLSFTAAALCYNIYTRPEGCMLNKYFICFNMSLCVAASALSVLPKVQEYQPRSGLLQSSIMTLYTMYLTWSAMTNEPDHVLHSRAAGDREPDGHHHCGYGGNCAFRPVLAVVGRSEHRRIGHFRSLHFVFKYTLFQHQSS; this is encoded by the exons ATGGCCACAGAATCTGATTTAGAAAATGAGATTAGCCCCATTGACTTCATTCAGCTGCAGGAGTACATCGAAT ACAGCAGGATGAAGGCGAAAGATGCAATAAAGGAGTTTCATGCCGGCGGCAAGCTGGTCCACCACAGGTTTGGAGAC CACCTAGATGCAACAGGATTTTCTCTGTTCCTCAAGAATTATCTTGAGGTCGAAGATTTCCCGGCTGATCTCTGTCAACGTCTCTACTTGTATTTTCAAAGATCTGAGCAGTCTGGTCCTGAACAAAGCCTTCACGCCAAAGATG GCTGCGTCTCTCTTAAAGCTGTATCTTGTTACTTTTCCATATTGGAGGATGGAAATCCACGAGACAAACTAGAGT ACACCTTCAAGTTATATGATAAAGATGACAATGGACTTCTTGATAGCAAG GAAGTTGACAAAATTGTTACCCAGATGATGCAAGCTGCAGAATACCTTGGATGGGATGTGACCGAACTGAAGCCC GTGCTTAGAGACATGCTGAAAGCCATAGACACAGACAGCAGCGGTACTGTAACCCAACAGGAATGGATACAAGGCGGCTTGAACAACATCCCTCTGCTGGTTTTGCTTGGATTGAAG GTAGCTGAAAAAGACGGCCAGCATGTCTGGCGGCTGAAGAACTTCTCCAGGCCCACGTACTGCTTCGTCTGCCAGAGCGTGATGCTGGGCCTACGAAAACAGGGCTTGATATGCAATT TTTGCAAACACACCGTCCACAGCAGCTGCGCCAACAAGCACCGCACGCCGTGTGTCAGGACCTTTGTCACGTGCAAATCAGAGCTAGGG CGCTCCGTTCACGACTGGATCAGTGCTGACTGTGAATCCAGCAAATGTGAGGTTTGCCACAAAAAGGTTAAAATACTCACCGGAAGGAGCTGCGCGTGGTGCCATCGCATG cGCCACAGTGAGTGTGTTCCTCTGGGCTCGTCACACTGTGACTGTGGACCATTACAGCGTCACATCCTTCCACCGTGGGCCATATGTGCT ATGGATCCAGTTGACTCGAGTTCAGGAAGCAGTCTGGGAGAAAACCACCTGCTGAACGTGAATTCAGATGGACACTTTCTGCAG ATATTTCCCGTGAAGGACACACACCCTCTCTTGGTATTTGTAAATCCAAAAAGTGGTGGAAAACAGGGAAAGAGGTCAGAATCTCCATCGACTTGTTCGCATTGGCTGTTCTGCATCCTAAATGGACCAAAACACAGTTTACATTTACGTTATAATTATGTTCAAAATGACATTGTGTTTGATTGTAGAGTGTTGAGAAAGTTTCAGTACCTCCTGAACCCAAGACAGGTGTACAGTCTTGATAATGGAGGACCAAATCAAGG GCTCCAGTTCTTTCAAAACCTTCATAAATACAGAGTCCTTGTCTGTGGAGGAGACGGCACTGTTGGGTGGATTCTGGATGCTATTG ATAAAGCTGACATGGTGATTCGGCCTCCAGTTGCAATCCTTCCTCTTGGGACGGGGAATGATTTGGCACGGTGTCTGCACTGGGGAGGAG GGTACGAAGGCACCGATCTGACAGAAATCATGAAGCAGATTGAAGAGAGCACCCCGGTACTGATGGACCGCTGGAGTTTGCGAGTCGTTCCCGTGAATATGGCCGACGAGGGCGACCCGGTGCCTAATGACATCATCAACAACTACTTCTCAATCGGTGTG GTTTCTTGCCTTTGCCACCACGCAGCGTGTCTTAGGTGCTGCCCACAGATCAAGAAGTCCATTGTAACCCGCGTCATGTATGCCTTCATCCTTTTGCTCGGGACCATCATTGCCTGCGTCATGCTGTCGCCTGGGGTTGAACAACAGCTCAAACGA ATCCCTGGTTTCTGTAATGGAGGAGCGGGATCCAATATACCAGGAATTGAGGCCAATGTTCAGTGTGAGATATTTCTGGGCTATAAGGCTGTGTACCGGGTTTGTTGTGGCATGAGTTTGTTCTTTCTCACGTTCTCCCTGCTAACGATCAATGTGAAGAACAGCCGAGATCCCAGAGCTGCAATCCACAACGG GGTCTGGTTTTTCAAGATTGCAGTCATGATTGCTGTCACGGTTGGTGCCTTCTATATTCCAGAGGGGCCTTTTACCCGCA cGTGGTTTATCGCGGGAAGCTGTGGGGCGTTTTGCTTCATTCTGATTCAGCTGGTCTTGCTCATTGACTTTGCCCACTCCTGGAACGAATCCTGGGTCgataaaatggaaaaagaaaacagaaagcgCTGGTATATAG CCTTGCTGTCGGTAACAGGAGCGAACTATCTTCTGTCCTTCACGGCTGCAGCTCTCTGCTATAACATCTACACTCGGCCAGAAGGATGCATGCTGAACAAGTACTTCATCTGCTTCAACATGTCTTTATGCGTCGCAGCTTCTGCTCTGTCTGTGCTGCCCAAAGTTCAG GAATACCAGCCCAGATCTGGTCTTCTTCAGTCATCCATTATGACTCTGTACACCATGTATCTCACCTGGTCAGCCATGACCAACGAGCCAG ATCACGTCCTCCACAGTCGCGCCGCTGGAGATCGAGAACCAGACGGCCATCATCATTGTGGATACGGAGGAAACTGTGCCTTCCGCCCCGTACTTGCAGTGGTGGGACGCTCAGAGCATCGTCGGATTGGCCATTTTCGTTCTCTGCATTTTGTATTCAAG TATACGCTCTTCCAACACCAGTCAAGTTAA
- the dgkab gene encoding diacylglycerol kinase, alpha b isoform X8 — MATESDLENEISPIDFIQLQEYIEYSRMKAKDAIKEFHAGGKLVHHRFGDHLDATGFSLFLKNYLEVEDFPADLCQRLYLYFQRSEQSGPEQSLHAKDGCVSLKAVSCYFSILEDGNPRDKLEYTFKLYDKDDNGLLDSKEVDKIVTQMMQAAEYLGWDVTELKPVLRDMLKAIDTDSSGTVTQQEWIQGGLNNIPLLVLLGLKVAEKDGQHVWRLKNFSRPTYCFVCQSVMLGLRKQGLICNFCKHTVHSSCANKHRTPCVRTFVTCKSELGRSVHDWISADCESSKCEVCHKKVKILTGRSCAWCHRMRHSECVPLGSSHCDCGPLQRHILPPWAICAMDPVDSSSGSSLGENHLLNVNSDGHFLQIFPVKDTHPLLVFVNPKSGGKQGKRSESPSTCSHWLFCILNGPKHSLHLRYNYVQNDIVFDCRVLRKFQYLLNPRQVYSLDNGGPNQGLQFFQNLHKYRVLVCGGDGTVGWILDAIDKADMVIRPPVAILPLGTGNDLARCLHWGGGYEGTDLTEIMKQIEESTPVLMDRWSLRVVPVNMADEGDPVPNDIINNYFSIGVVSCLCHHAACLRCCPQIKKSIVTRVMYAFILLLGTIIACVMLSPGVEQQLKRIPGFCNGGAGSNIPGIEANVQCEIFLGYKAVYRVCCGMSLFFLTFSLLTINVKNSRDPRAAIHNGVWFFKIAVMIAVTVGAFYIPEGPFTRTWFIAGSCGAFCFILIQLVLLIDFAHSWNESWVDKMEKENRKRWYIALLSVTGANYLLSFTAAALCYNIYTRPEGCMLNKYFICFNMSLCVAASALSVLPKVQEYQPRSGLLQSSIMTLYTMYLTWSAMTNEPG, encoded by the exons ATGGCCACAGAATCTGATTTAGAAAATGAGATTAGCCCCATTGACTTCATTCAGCTGCAGGAGTACATCGAAT ACAGCAGGATGAAGGCGAAAGATGCAATAAAGGAGTTTCATGCCGGCGGCAAGCTGGTCCACCACAGGTTTGGAGAC CACCTAGATGCAACAGGATTTTCTCTGTTCCTCAAGAATTATCTTGAGGTCGAAGATTTCCCGGCTGATCTCTGTCAACGTCTCTACTTGTATTTTCAAAGATCTGAGCAGTCTGGTCCTGAACAAAGCCTTCACGCCAAAGATG GCTGCGTCTCTCTTAAAGCTGTATCTTGTTACTTTTCCATATTGGAGGATGGAAATCCACGAGACAAACTAGAGT ACACCTTCAAGTTATATGATAAAGATGACAATGGACTTCTTGATAGCAAG GAAGTTGACAAAATTGTTACCCAGATGATGCAAGCTGCAGAATACCTTGGATGGGATGTGACCGAACTGAAGCCC GTGCTTAGAGACATGCTGAAAGCCATAGACACAGACAGCAGCGGTACTGTAACCCAACAGGAATGGATACAAGGCGGCTTGAACAACATCCCTCTGCTGGTTTTGCTTGGATTGAAG GTAGCTGAAAAAGACGGCCAGCATGTCTGGCGGCTGAAGAACTTCTCCAGGCCCACGTACTGCTTCGTCTGCCAGAGCGTGATGCTGGGCCTACGAAAACAGGGCTTGATATGCAATT TTTGCAAACACACCGTCCACAGCAGCTGCGCCAACAAGCACCGCACGCCGTGTGTCAGGACCTTTGTCACGTGCAAATCAGAGCTAGGG CGCTCCGTTCACGACTGGATCAGTGCTGACTGTGAATCCAGCAAATGTGAGGTTTGCCACAAAAAGGTTAAAATACTCACCGGAAGGAGCTGCGCGTGGTGCCATCGCATG cGCCACAGTGAGTGTGTTCCTCTGGGCTCGTCACACTGTGACTGTGGACCATTACAGCGTCACATCCTTCCACCGTGGGCCATATGTGCT ATGGATCCAGTTGACTCGAGTTCAGGAAGCAGTCTGGGAGAAAACCACCTGCTGAACGTGAATTCAGATGGACACTTTCTGCAG ATATTTCCCGTGAAGGACACACACCCTCTCTTGGTATTTGTAAATCCAAAAAGTGGTGGAAAACAGGGAAAGAGGTCAGAATCTCCATCGACTTGTTCGCATTGGCTGTTCTGCATCCTAAATGGACCAAAACACAGTTTACATTTACGTTATAATTATGTTCAAAATGACATTGTGTTTGATTGTAGAGTGTTGAGAAAGTTTCAGTACCTCCTGAACCCAAGACAGGTGTACAGTCTTGATAATGGAGGACCAAATCAAGG GCTCCAGTTCTTTCAAAACCTTCATAAATACAGAGTCCTTGTCTGTGGAGGAGACGGCACTGTTGGGTGGATTCTGGATGCTATTG ATAAAGCTGACATGGTGATTCGGCCTCCAGTTGCAATCCTTCCTCTTGGGACGGGGAATGATTTGGCACGGTGTCTGCACTGGGGAGGAG GGTACGAAGGCACCGATCTGACAGAAATCATGAAGCAGATTGAAGAGAGCACCCCGGTACTGATGGACCGCTGGAGTTTGCGAGTCGTTCCCGTGAATATGGCCGACGAGGGCGACCCGGTGCCTAATGACATCATCAACAACTACTTCTCAATCGGTGTG GTTTCTTGCCTTTGCCACCACGCAGCGTGTCTTAGGTGCTGCCCACAGATCAAGAAGTCCATTGTAACCCGCGTCATGTATGCCTTCATCCTTTTGCTCGGGACCATCATTGCCTGCGTCATGCTGTCGCCTGGGGTTGAACAACAGCTCAAACGA ATCCCTGGTTTCTGTAATGGAGGAGCGGGATCCAATATACCAGGAATTGAGGCCAATGTTCAGTGTGAGATATTTCTGGGCTATAAGGCTGTGTACCGGGTTTGTTGTGGCATGAGTTTGTTCTTTCTCACGTTCTCCCTGCTAACGATCAATGTGAAGAACAGCCGAGATCCCAGAGCTGCAATCCACAACGG GGTCTGGTTTTTCAAGATTGCAGTCATGATTGCTGTCACGGTTGGTGCCTTCTATATTCCAGAGGGGCCTTTTACCCGCA cGTGGTTTATCGCGGGAAGCTGTGGGGCGTTTTGCTTCATTCTGATTCAGCTGGTCTTGCTCATTGACTTTGCCCACTCCTGGAACGAATCCTGGGTCgataaaatggaaaaagaaaacagaaagcgCTGGTATATAG CCTTGCTGTCGGTAACAGGAGCGAACTATCTTCTGTCCTTCACGGCTGCAGCTCTCTGCTATAACATCTACACTCGGCCAGAAGGATGCATGCTGAACAAGTACTTCATCTGCTTCAACATGTCTTTATGCGTCGCAGCTTCTGCTCTGTCTGTGCTGCCCAAAGTTCAG GAATACCAGCCCAGATCTGGTCTTCTTCAGTCATCCATTATGACTCTGTACACCATGTATCTCACCTGGTCAGCCATGACCAACGAGCCAGGTTAG
- the dgkab gene encoding diacylglycerol kinase, alpha b isoform X9 produces MATESDLENEISPIDFIQLQEYIEYSRMKAKDAIKEFHAGGKLVHHRFGDHLDATGFSLFLKNYLEVEDFPADLCQRLYLYFQRSEQSGPEQSLHAKDGCVSLKAVSCYFSILEDGNPRDKLEYTFKLYDKDDNGLLDSKEVDKIVTQMMQAAEYLGWDVTELKPVLRDMLKAIDTDSSGTVTQQEWIQGGLNNIPLLVLLGLKVAEKDGQHVWRLKNFSRPTYCFVCQSVMLGLRKQGLICNFCKHTVHSSCANKHRTPCVRTFVTCKSELGRSVHDWISADCESSKCEVCHKKVKILTGRSCAWCHRMRHSECVPLGSSHCDCGPLQRHILPPWAICAMDPVDSSSGSSLGENHLLNVNSDGHFLQIFPVKDTHPLLVFVNPKSGGKQGKRVLRKFQYLLNPRQVYSLDNGGPNQGLQFFQNLHKYRVLVCGGDGTVGWILDAIDKADMVIRPPVAILPLGTGNDLARCLHWGGGYEGTDLTEIMKQIEESTPVLMDRWSLRVVPVNMADEGDPVPNDIINNYFSIGVDASIAHQFHVMREKHPQKFNSRARNKLWYFQLATSETISASCRNLKESLTVECCGVPVELSRLSLEGIAVLNIPSMHGGSNLWGETKSTEKLKKRQEVTLDPDALEKCSQDMNDKLLEVVGLESVVEMGQIYTGLKSKAHRLAQAAHITVRTYKTLPMQIDGEPWMQPPCTIHITHNNQANMLMAPAKSLGCFPK; encoded by the exons ATGGCCACAGAATCTGATTTAGAAAATGAGATTAGCCCCATTGACTTCATTCAGCTGCAGGAGTACATCGAAT ACAGCAGGATGAAGGCGAAAGATGCAATAAAGGAGTTTCATGCCGGCGGCAAGCTGGTCCACCACAGGTTTGGAGAC CACCTAGATGCAACAGGATTTTCTCTGTTCCTCAAGAATTATCTTGAGGTCGAAGATTTCCCGGCTGATCTCTGTCAACGTCTCTACTTGTATTTTCAAAGATCTGAGCAGTCTGGTCCTGAACAAAGCCTTCACGCCAAAGATG GCTGCGTCTCTCTTAAAGCTGTATCTTGTTACTTTTCCATATTGGAGGATGGAAATCCACGAGACAAACTAGAGT ACACCTTCAAGTTATATGATAAAGATGACAATGGACTTCTTGATAGCAAG GAAGTTGACAAAATTGTTACCCAGATGATGCAAGCTGCAGAATACCTTGGATGGGATGTGACCGAACTGAAGCCC GTGCTTAGAGACATGCTGAAAGCCATAGACACAGACAGCAGCGGTACTGTAACCCAACAGGAATGGATACAAGGCGGCTTGAACAACATCCCTCTGCTGGTTTTGCTTGGATTGAAG GTAGCTGAAAAAGACGGCCAGCATGTCTGGCGGCTGAAGAACTTCTCCAGGCCCACGTACTGCTTCGTCTGCCAGAGCGTGATGCTGGGCCTACGAAAACAGGGCTTGATATGCAATT TTTGCAAACACACCGTCCACAGCAGCTGCGCCAACAAGCACCGCACGCCGTGTGTCAGGACCTTTGTCACGTGCAAATCAGAGCTAGGG CGCTCCGTTCACGACTGGATCAGTGCTGACTGTGAATCCAGCAAATGTGAGGTTTGCCACAAAAAGGTTAAAATACTCACCGGAAGGAGCTGCGCGTGGTGCCATCGCATG cGCCACAGTGAGTGTGTTCCTCTGGGCTCGTCACACTGTGACTGTGGACCATTACAGCGTCACATCCTTCCACCGTGGGCCATATGTGCT ATGGATCCAGTTGACTCGAGTTCAGGAAGCAGTCTGGGAGAAAACCACCTGCTGAACGTGAATTCAGATGGACACTTTCTGCAG ATATTTCCCGTGAAGGACACACACCCTCTCTTGGTATTTGTAAATCCAAAAAGTGGTGGAAAACAGGGAAAGAG AGTGTTGAGAAAGTTTCAGTACCTCCTGAACCCAAGACAGGTGTACAGTCTTGATAATGGAGGACCAAATCAAGG GCTCCAGTTCTTTCAAAACCTTCATAAATACAGAGTCCTTGTCTGTGGAGGAGACGGCACTGTTGGGTGGATTCTGGATGCTATTG ATAAAGCTGACATGGTGATTCGGCCTCCAGTTGCAATCCTTCCTCTTGGGACGGGGAATGATTTGGCACGGTGTCTGCACTGGGGAGGAG GGTACGAAGGCACCGATCTGACAGAAATCATGAAGCAGATTGAAGAGAGCACCCCGGTACTGATGGACCGCTGGAGTTTGCGAGTCGTTCCCGTGAATATGGCCGACGAGGGCGACCCGGTGCCTAATGACATCATCAACAACTACTTCTCAATCGGTGTG GACGCGTCTATCGCGCACCAGTTTCATGTGATGAGAGAGAAGCATCCACAGAAGTTCAATAGTAG AGCCAGAAATAAGCTGTGGTATTTTCAACTCGCAACGTCTGAGACCATTTCAGCTTCCTGCAGGAACCTCAAGGAAAGTCTCACCGTCGAG TGTTGTGGAGTTCCAGTCGAACTGAGCAGACTCTCATTGGAGGGCATCGCCGTCCTGAACATTCCCAGCATGCACGGCGGTTCAAACCTGTGGGGGGAAACAAAGAGCACCGAGAAACTAAAGAAGAGGCAGGAGGTCACCCTCGATCCTGACGCTCTCGAGAAGTGCTCACAGG ACATGAACGATAAACTCCTGGAGGTGGTTGGGCTGGAGAGTGTTGTAGAAATGGGTCAGATTTACACGGGCTTGAAGAGTAAAGCTCATCGTCTGGCTCAGGCCGCTCACATCACTGTCAG aACATATAAAACCCTGCCCATGCAGATCGATGGAGAACCCTGGATGCAGCCTCCATGCACG ATCCACATCACACACAACAACCAGGCTAATATGTTGATGGCTCCTGCTAAATCACTGGGATGCTTCCCCAAGTGA